From Candidatus Vondammii sp. HM_W22, one genomic window encodes:
- the rpoD gene encoding RNA polymerase sigma factor RpoD, translating into MNQEQQQSQLKQLIAKGKEQGYLTYAEVNDHLPDGIVEPEQIEDIIRMINDMGIQVHESAPDADDQVMSDTAINADEDAEEAAAAALATVDSEFGRTTDPVRMYMREMGTVELLTREGELKIAKRIEEGQRQVLTSLSTFPDTIKLVLEMFEKVKAEEARLTDVIIGFAHPDVPDNPVPPAPEKNVDKTDSDEEEIDTGPDPIEAAEKANDIRKQFKTLNNSLAKNGRMHNKTVKAQEKLTEAFMEFRYTPNLFNGMVLNLRSAITFIRQQERGIMDLCVAQAKMPRKEFITSFPDSETDLEWLNRQIESGKGYSEVLEEISIDVTRSQKKLLELENRCQLAIKEIKEINRKMSIGEAKARRAKKEMVEANLRLVISIAKKYTNRGLQFLDLIQEGNIGLMKAVDKFEYRRGYKFSTYATWWIRQAITRSIADQARTIRIPVHMIETINKLNRIARQMVQEMGREATPEELAERMEMSEDKVRKVLKIAKEPISMETPIGDDEDSHLGDFIEDAGVVSPLDSATGEGLGEATRNMLTGLTSREAKVLRMRFGIDMNTDHTLEEVGKQFDVTRERIRQIEAKALRKLRHPSRSEKMRSFLDGEN; encoded by the coding sequence ATGAATCAGGAACAGCAGCAATCCCAACTCAAGCAACTCATCGCGAAGGGTAAGGAACAGGGCTACCTGACCTATGCCGAAGTCAACGATCACCTACCTGACGGCATCGTCGAACCGGAGCAGATCGAAGACATCATCAGGATGATCAACGATATGGGCATTCAGGTGCATGAGTCCGCACCGGACGCCGATGATCAGGTCATGTCTGACACTGCTATCAACGCCGATGAAGATGCCGAAGAGGCCGCTGCCGCCGCACTCGCCACTGTAGACAGCGAGTTTGGCCGCACCACTGATCCGGTACGCATGTACATGCGCGAAATGGGTACAGTGGAGCTGCTGACCCGAGAGGGCGAGCTGAAGATTGCCAAACGCATTGAAGAGGGTCAGAGGCAGGTACTCACCTCACTCTCTACCTTTCCAGACACCATCAAGTTAGTGCTGGAGATGTTCGAAAAGGTCAAAGCTGAAGAGGCCCGCCTGACAGACGTCATTATCGGCTTTGCACACCCGGATGTACCTGATAACCCCGTCCCTCCAGCCCCGGAAAAGAACGTCGACAAAACTGATAGCGATGAAGAAGAAATCGACACCGGACCGGATCCTATTGAGGCAGCTGAAAAGGCCAACGACATCCGAAAGCAGTTCAAGACATTGAACAACAGCCTTGCTAAAAATGGACGCATGCACAATAAAACGGTCAAGGCCCAAGAGAAACTCACTGAAGCCTTCATGGAGTTTCGCTACACACCCAATCTGTTTAATGGCATGGTGCTGAACCTGCGGTCGGCCATTACCTTTATCCGTCAGCAGGAGCGAGGCATCATGGACCTGTGCGTTGCCCAGGCGAAAATGCCGCGCAAAGAGTTCATCACCTCCTTCCCGGACAGCGAAACAGACCTGGAGTGGCTGAACAGGCAGATCGAATCTGGAAAAGGCTATTCAGAGGTGCTTGAAGAAATCAGCATCGACGTCACCCGCTCGCAGAAAAAACTGCTGGAACTGGAGAATAGATGCCAGCTCGCCATCAAAGAGATCAAAGAGATCAACCGCAAGATGTCTATTGGCGAAGCGAAAGCACGCAGAGCCAAAAAAGAGATGGTGGAGGCCAATCTTCGCTTGGTGATCTCTATTGCCAAAAAATACACAAACCGTGGTTTGCAGTTCCTGGACCTGATTCAGGAAGGCAACATTGGCCTGATGAAAGCCGTTGACAAATTTGAGTACCGTCGTGGCTATAAATTTTCCACCTATGCAACTTGGTGGATTCGCCAGGCCATCACCCGCTCCATCGCCGATCAGGCCCGTACCATCCGTATTCCGGTGCATATGATCGAAACCATCAACAAACTGAACCGCATCGCCAGACAGATGGTCCAGGAGATGGGCCGTGAGGCCACCCCAGAAGAGCTGGCAGAACGCATGGAGATGTCAGAAGACAAGGTACGCAAAGTTCTGAAGATCGCCAAAGAGCCAATCTCGATGGAAACCCCCATCGGTGATGACGAAGATTCACACCTTGGCGACTTCATCGAGGATGCCGGTGTCGTATCCCCTCTCGATTCCGCCACTGGCGAAGGATTGGGAGAAGCGACCAGAAACATGCTGACCGGCCTCACCTCACGCGAAGCCAAAGTACTCAGAATGCGCTTTGGCATCGACATGAACACAGACCACACCTTGGAAGAGGTAGGCAAACAGTTCGACGTTACCCGCGAGCGCATTCGGCAGATTGAAGCCAAAGCCCTGCGGAAACTCCGCCACCCATCCCGCTCAGAAAAAATGCGCAGCTTCCTGGATGGAGAGAACTGA
- a CDS encoding ERF family protein — MQNQELKEIEQDRQVAVQPAMTPAGMLQIAVEQGADLEKLDKLMQLQERWETNEARKQYALAVANFKANPPEVLKDKKNTQYNSMYTSIGNMVNSVNTELSKHGLSARWDIDQADGIKITCILSYAAGHSESTTMTAPPDTSGSKNPIQQIKSTITYLKIATYEAVTGIASTEGNVDDDGNGSGSETKYITEDQALKINALIDDNNLDKEAWLKYSKIEHFNELEARRFGSLIKRINERLAIIAKKSQA, encoded by the coding sequence ATGCAGAATCAAGAATTGAAGGAAATTGAGCAGGATAGGCAGGTTGCTGTACAGCCAGCAATGACACCAGCCGGAATGCTCCAGATCGCTGTAGAGCAAGGTGCTGATCTGGAGAAGTTGGACAAACTGATGCAATTACAGGAGAGGTGGGAAACGAACGAGGCGAGGAAACAATATGCCCTGGCTGTTGCTAATTTTAAAGCTAATCCGCCGGAGGTGCTAAAGGACAAGAAGAATACTCAATATAATTCTATGTACACCTCCATTGGTAACATGGTGAATTCCGTAAATACGGAACTGAGTAAGCATGGATTGTCTGCGCGGTGGGATATAGATCAGGCAGACGGCATTAAAATCACCTGTATTCTCTCATACGCTGCTGGTCATAGCGAAAGCACAACAATGACGGCACCACCAGATACCTCGGGCAGTAAGAACCCAATCCAGCAGATCAAATCAACGATCACATATTTGAAAATAGCGACCTATGAGGCCGTTACCGGAATAGCATCAACAGAGGGCAATGTAGATGACGATGGTAATGGATCAGGAAGCGAAACTAAATACATCACAGAAGACCAGGCGCTGAAAATAAATGCTCTGATCGATGATAACAACTTGGATAAAGAGGCATGGCTGAAGTATTCCAAGATCGAGCATTTCAATGAATTGGAAGCGCGTAGATTCGGCAGTCTCATAAAGCGGATCAATGAACGGCTGGCGATTATTGCAAAGAAGAGTCAGGCGTGA
- a CDS encoding antA/AntB antirepressor family protein, whose product MTNPIPIASRLLKGKPTETVSAKRLHEFLGVGRDFTSWVKGRIGQYGFEYGSDYITTSRSPKRGSGNCGASINYFFTLDMAKELAMVERTDKGREARRYFIECEKQIKEQKKSPLLQIPNRFLIRIEENGSQTVIPVPAESFVATCEQLPDFIRESFAVEDKTLEEIIVTCAQLLSSRSAYYRKEALATSAE is encoded by the coding sequence ATGACCAACCCCATCCCTATCGCTTCACGCTTGCTCAAAGGCAAACCTACCGAAACCGTCAGCGCCAAACGCTTACATGAATTTCTTGGCGTTGGCCGTGACTTCACTAGCTGGGTTAAAGGCCGCATAGGGCAATACGGCTTTGAATACGGCTCAGACTATATAACAACTTCCCGCTCACCAAAACGGGGGAGCGGGAACTGCGGCGCATCCATAAACTACTTCTTCACCCTCGACATGGCCAAAGAACTGGCAATGGTCGAACGCACCGACAAAGGCCGTGAAGCTCGCAGATATTTCATTGAGTGTGAAAAGCAGATCAAAGAGCAGAAAAAATCACCCTTGCTGCAAATACCCAACCGCTTCTTGATCCGTATCGAAGAAAATGGCAGTCAAACAGTAATACCAGTTCCGGCAGAGTCATTTGTTGCTACCTGTGAGCAGTTGCCTGATTTTATCCGCGAGTCATTTGCCGTCGAAGATAAAACGCTGGAAGAAATTATTGTGACCTGCGCTCAACTACTTTCGTCGAGATCAGCGTACTACCGAAAAGAGGCATTAGCGACATCAGCAGAATAG
- a CDS encoding type II toxin-antitoxin system RelE/ParE family toxin — MIEIRKYMDAGGNIPFDGWMKKIADIRARARIQTSVDRLTLGLEGDWKPISGGNGIRELRIRAGKGYRIYYAWSGKTICNSAVRR; from the coding sequence ATGATCGAGATACGCAAATACATGGACGCAGGCGGAAATATTCCATTTGATGGCTGGATGAAAAAAATTGCCGATATTAGAGCTAGGGCTCGAATTCAGACCAGCGTAGACAGATTGACTCTTGGGTTAGAGGGCGACTGGAAGCCGATATCAGGCGGCAATGGAATTCGCGAATTGCGTATCAGAGCAGGGAAGGGATACCGCATCTATTACGCCTGGAGCGGCAAAACGATATGTAATTCTGCTGTGCGGAGGTGA
- a CDS encoding addiction module antidote protein: MTTTPYNPSDYLKTVDDRIEYLNAATEDGNEGVLLMALRNVVKSTGGMTQLSRQTGLSRESLYRTLSNDGSPKLSSFISILRTVGMEMNVRPSESVSSSV; this comes from the coding sequence ATGACGACTACGCCGTACAATCCAAGCGATTATTTAAAAACAGTGGACGACAGAATTGAATATCTAAACGCGGCTACTGAGGACGGTAATGAGGGCGTTCTACTGATGGCACTGCGTAACGTGGTAAAATCAACGGGTGGAATGACTCAATTATCACGTCAGACAGGGCTGTCTAGAGAGAGTCTCTATCGAACATTGTCTAACGACGGAAGTCCAAAATTATCCAGCTTTATTTCTATTTTACGCACGGTGGGTATGGAGATGAATGTCAGACCTAGTGAGAGCGTAAGTAGCTCAGTTTAA
- a CDS encoding N-6 DNA methylase — MVWISSVLIQRQNIEYYGTVRRKIKSPLKEQLKKVISTLKKNPQKTVINISKDESLPFRPGLALRQLNALFYKCHSAIRTIEKSEESAFSDFSKLLFLKLLEEKEDLESDFDLPYSYRFHELAEKNPSESDQVKNAVLGMIKSIVDSTTYGDVLDDKILLKNPKTFHYIIKKLASVSFCDCSIDSKGAAFEYFVRATLKGKKLGQYFTPRELVQTMLAVVGKRKIVNAVISGSGIKILDPACGTGGFLVYVMQDSLRKIEELLESRDITKKTFDTAKKLIKKDIFFGSDANEGVAASAKMNMIIAGDGHTNIQHEDSLAEASKNWNVKTPDCDLILTNPPFGTSETDSLSAQDWEQFDIRSGKGQHLFLQKMVLSLKPGGGEFCTVIDEGVLNTESAAPLRKWLMQQCRLKAVFNLPHETFKPNKINVKSSLLFFERREEPDFEFEDSYKVTVCKLDSLGYQGSGEKVRGFDLHKFLDEVSKNVLDCSSSQHRKGYFWEAFDIKSGAICSDKSYRFDYKYWNTDTRNKIKFIYDSHGVAISDLNKITTSRGKSPSADNYVDEQEGYAIVIKSGSNISRQGAIITEGADWIEKSIFDEFVEQSSVSGENKNLIKKGDVLLSSTGDGTLGKSAVYNLDIPAIADGHVTILRVDKKKIDPNYLCDYLRVGFGSVQVTRLFTGSTGMIELDLSPRNRAMTRMRFPISLCIRRSQDEEEALQRRANYWCHQAA, encoded by the coding sequence ATGGTTTGGATATCCAGTGTTTTAATACAAAGACAAAATATAGAATATTATGGGACGGTAAGGCGCAAGATAAAATCCCCACTAAAAGAGCAGCTAAAAAAAGTAATTTCAACTTTAAAAAAAAACCCTCAAAAAACGGTAATCAATATTTCTAAGGATGAAAGTCTTCCTTTCAGACCTGGCTTGGCTCTTCGGCAATTAAATGCATTATTTTACAAATGTCATAGTGCTATTAGAACAATTGAAAAGAGTGAGGAAAGTGCATTTTCAGATTTTTCAAAATTACTTTTTTTAAAGCTTCTTGAAGAGAAAGAGGACTTAGAGTCTGATTTTGATCTTCCATACTCTTATCGATTTCATGAGCTGGCTGAAAAGAATCCAAGTGAATCTGATCAAGTAAAAAATGCGGTCTTGGGTATGATTAAATCAATTGTAGATAGCACTACATACGGAGATGTCTTAGACGATAAAATTTTGCTAAAAAACCCAAAAACCTTCCACTATATAATTAAAAAATTGGCGTCTGTTTCTTTTTGTGATTGTAGTATCGATTCTAAAGGTGCTGCGTTCGAGTACTTTGTTCGAGCAACCCTTAAAGGTAAAAAACTTGGACAGTATTTTACTCCTCGGGAGTTGGTTCAAACTATGCTTGCTGTTGTTGGGAAAAGAAAAATAGTCAATGCTGTGATTTCTGGATCTGGAATTAAAATTCTTGATCCTGCATGCGGTACTGGAGGATTTTTAGTGTATGTAATGCAAGACTCTTTGCGTAAAATTGAAGAATTATTGGAATCTAGAGATATTACTAAGAAAACGTTTGATACGGCAAAAAAATTAATCAAGAAAGATATATTTTTTGGTTCTGATGCTAATGAAGGTGTAGCTGCTTCTGCAAAAATGAATATGATTATTGCAGGTGATGGCCATACGAATATACAGCACGAGGATAGTCTTGCAGAAGCGTCAAAAAATTGGAATGTAAAGACACCTGATTGCGATCTTATTTTAACTAACCCTCCTTTTGGGACTTCTGAAACAGATTCTCTTTCTGCTCAAGATTGGGAGCAATTCGATATTAGAAGTGGGAAAGGACAGCATCTTTTTTTGCAGAAAATGGTTCTATCCTTAAAGCCGGGTGGTGGGGAGTTTTGTACGGTTATTGATGAAGGTGTTTTAAATACTGAAAGTGCAGCTCCTTTGCGAAAATGGTTGATGCAACAATGTCGTTTAAAGGCGGTGTTTAATTTGCCCCATGAAACATTCAAACCAAATAAGATTAATGTTAAATCGAGCCTTTTGTTTTTTGAAAGGCGTGAAGAACCAGACTTTGAGTTCGAAGATTCCTATAAGGTAACAGTCTGTAAGCTTGATTCACTAGGATATCAGGGGTCAGGCGAGAAGGTGCGAGGGTTCGATCTTCATAAGTTTTTAGACGAAGTTTCAAAAAATGTATTAGATTGCAGCTCTTCCCAGCATAGGAAAGGTTATTTTTGGGAGGCTTTTGACATTAAGTCTGGTGCTATATGTTCCGATAAGTCTTATAGATTCGACTACAAATATTGGAATACGGATACGAGGAATAAAATAAAATTTATATACGATAGTCATGGTGTAGCAATTAGTGATTTGAATAAGATTACTACTTCTAGGGGTAAGAGCCCGTCTGCCGATAACTATGTTGATGAGCAGGAGGGGTATGCGATTGTCATAAAGTCAGGCAGTAATATAAGTAGGCAGGGAGCTATTATTACGGAAGGTGCAGACTGGATAGAGAAGTCAATTTTTGATGAGTTCGTAGAGCAATCATCTGTATCTGGTGAAAATAAAAATCTGATTAAAAAGGGCGATGTTTTGCTTTCTTCTACAGGTGATGGGACATTAGGGAAATCTGCTGTCTACAATTTAGATATTCCGGCGATAGCTGATGGGCATGTGACAATATTACGTGTTGATAAAAAGAAAATTGACCCTAATTATTTGTGTGATTACCTACGAGTAGGGTTTGGTTCAGTGCAAGTGACACGTTTATTTACGGGATCGACCGGAATGATTGAGCTTGACCTTTCCCCCAGAAATAGAGCCATGACAAGGATGAGATTTCCAATTAGTCTGTGTATTAGGAGATCTCAAGATGAAGAAGAAGCGTTACAGAGAAGAGCAAATTATTGGTGCCATCAAGCAGCATGA
- a CDS encoding IS3 family transposase (programmed frameshift): MKKKRYREEQIIGAIKQHESGVKVDDICRQFGISTGCFYNWRSKYAGMDVSEAKRLKELESENNKLKKLLAEKMLEAEAMKDVLFKKVVKPADRKQIVSYLKSRFKLSERRACLLVGLSRTAFRYVTQWGKDEPLRKRLLELAKKHPSYGYLFLHGLLRGEGLVKNKKRTYRVYNEEGLQVRTKKRKKIIRPRMPTIMPIGKNIRWSMDFVSDQLANGRRFRVFNVIDDYSREVIGQLSDFSINGHQVARFLTQVIELRSAPDQIICDNGTEFTSKAMFYWQKESGVKLGFIQPGKPTQNAFVESLNGKFRNECLNQHWFRSIDDARHEIDQWREHYNHVRPHSALNYLSPVAFVNRAA, encoded by the exons ATGAAGAAGAAGCGTTACAGAGAAGAGCAAATTATTGGTGCCATCAAGCAGCATGAGTCAGGGGTAAAAGTTGATGACATTTGTCGTCAGTTCGGCATTTCAACCGGGTGCTTTTATAACTGGCGAAGCAAATACGCCGGGATGGATGTCTCAGAAGCCAAACGGCTCAAAGAGCTTGAAAGCGAAAATAACAAGCTTAAGAAGTTACTTGCCGAGAAAATGCTTGAAGCTGAGGCGATGAAGGATGTGCTCT TCAAAAAAGTGGTAAAGCCTGCTGATAGAAAACAAATCGTGAGCTACCTTAAGTCGCGGTTCAAATTAAGTGAGCGTAGAGCTTGCCTATTAGTAGGCTTAAGTAGAACCGCTTTTCGGTACGTTACTCAATGGGGAAAAGATGAGCCTCTACGCAAACGGTTACTTGAGCTGGCAAAAAAGCATCCGAGTTATGGTTATTTGTTTTTACATGGCCTCCTGAGAGGAGAGGGGCTTGTGAAAAACAAGAAGCGGACCTACCGAGTCTATAACGAAGAAGGTCTTCAAGTGAGGACTAAAAAACGCAAGAAGATAATACGACCAAGAATGCCAACGATTATGCCCATTGGTAAAAATATACGCTGGTCAATGGATTTTGTCAGTGATCAGTTGGCTAATGGTCGCCGCTTTCGAGTATTTAATGTGATTGATGATTACTCAAGAGAAGTTATTGGCCAGCTCTCTGACTTCTCGATCAATGGTCACCAGGTCGCTCGTTTTTTGACTCAGGTGATTGAGCTAAGGAGCGCTCCGGATCAAATAATCTGCGACAACGGTACTGAGTTTACTAGCAAGGCGATGTTCTACTGGCAAAAAGAAAGTGGCGTTAAGCTAGGTTTTATTCAGCCAGGTAAGCCTACTCAGAATGCGTTTGTAGAAAGCTTAAACGGTAAATTCAGAAATGAATGCTTAAATCAGCATTGGTTCAGGTCCATTGATGACGCTAGACATGAAATTGATCAATGGCGAGAGCACTACAATCACGTGCGGCCTCATAGCGCATTAAATTATTTGTCACCTGTGGCCTTTGTGAATAGGGCCGCTTAG
- a CDS encoding DDE-type integrase/transposase/recombinase codes for MEARFSDQESYDGPSLSHEVWVADFTYIKIDGDFMYFSTVMDLHTRKIVGIEVSKRRNVDMVLNTIKKGIIPFDPFSGLNPKVKF; via the coding sequence ATGGAAGCCCGGTTTAGTGATCAAGAAAGCTATGATGGTCCGAGTTTATCCCATGAAGTATGGGTTGCAGATTTCACCTATATAAAGATTGATGGTGACTTTATGTACTTTTCAACCGTAATGGATTTACATACTCGGAAGATTGTCGGAATTGAGGTGAGCAAGAGGCGTAATGTTGATATGGTGCTGAACACGATTAAGAAGGGGATAATCCCGTTTGATCCTTTTTCGGGGCTCAATCCGAAGGTTAAGTTCTAA
- a CDS encoding transposase encodes MRKNHAIDLKIKAVLKASLPSITAGEVAEEIGVHTFSLYRWKKELRDAGLLNKTLKEKDFDTDLEFEEKLSQLQKENERFRIESAVLKSSKDMAKPKKEALK; translated from the coding sequence GTGAGGAAGAATCATGCAATTGATTTGAAAATCAAAGCGGTTTTAAAAGCGAGTTTACCAAGTATTACAGCAGGTGAAGTGGCAGAGGAAATTGGTGTTCACACATTTTCTTTGTATCGTTGGAAGAAAGAGCTACGGGATGCAGGATTGCTAAATAAAACGCTAAAAGAGAAGGATTTTGATACGGACCTTGAGTTTGAGGAAAAGCTTAGTCAATTACAGAAGGAAAATGAGCGCTTTCGCATAGAGAGTGCGGTCTTAAAAAGCTCAAAGGATATGGCGAAGCCAAAAAAAGAAGCTTTAAAATAG